The genomic interval GCCACGGGTGGCCAGCGCGTCATCGGCCGGCTGGCGCTGTGGTTCCTCGGTCTCGTGCTGATCGTCAATCTGATCGCGGTGTTCTGCCTGGAGGGCCTGCACTGGTTCCTGCCCGATGACCCGGACAAGTACCAGCTCTTCTACGACTTGGGCATCCGGTAGGTGACCCCGGTCAGCTTTTCCGACAGCTCCCAGAGTTCACGCGCGACCCGCTCATCCCGCGCGGCCGCGCTCGACCCGCAGCGAACCGGAGCGCCGCGCAGACCGCCGATACCCTCCGGCCCGTAGAAACCACCCGGTTCCGCGTCCGCCGTCGCAGCGAAAAGCTGCGGCAGCGCCCCTTTTTCGGCACTCTGCGCGATCAGCCGATCACCGAGCGAGACGATCGCGCCGAAGAACGACTCGGTGTGCGTCCCCAATTCGGTGGCGGCGTACCCGGGGTGGGCGGCGGTCGCGAGCCGGGGCGAACGGGCCGCCGCGAACCGGCGCTGGAGCTCGGCCTTGAACAGCAGATTCGCGACCTTGGACTGACCGTAGGCGAGCCACCGGTCGTAGCGGCGACGTTCCCAGTTCGGATCGTCCAGGTCGATTCGCCCGAAGCGGTGCGCCCAGCTGGACACCGTCACCACCCGATCGGTGATCTTGTCCAGCAGTAGCCCGGTCAACGCGAAATGCCCGAGATGGTTTGTGCCGAACTGCATTTCGAAGCCGTCGGCGGTGCGTTTCCGCGGCACCGCCATCACCCCGGCGTTGTTCATCAGCACATCGACCCGGTCCACCGACGCCGCGAATTCGCGCACCGACGCCAGATCCGCCAGATCCAGCTTCCGCGCCTGCGCCCGCGCACCGATCTCCGCCGCCACTCGCTCGGCCTTCTCGAGATTCCGGCAGGCCAGGATCACTTCGGCGCCCGCGCCGGCCAGCGCCCGCGCCGACGCGGCCCCCAATCCACTGTTCGCGCCGGTGACGATGAAGCACCGGCCCGTCTGATCGGGGATGTCCGAAGTGTCCCAACCGCTCATACCGGGCGAGTCTAGTTAGATACCGCCACCTCCGCCGATCAGCCGGATCGAAGGACCACACCGATCCGTGCGTGCGTCCGGGAACGGCGCGCGCGCAACGTATTCGACACTGCTCGCGGAATCAGCGGGGTCGGGCGATGATGCCGAGCAGGTCACCCGCGGTGGTCGTGCGCGCGGTGAAATCCGCGGCCGCCAAGTGCTGAACAAGCTTGCCGGGCGGCGGTTTCGGGCTCGATCCCGCCGCATCGGGATTGCCGTAGCCATAGAACAGGTTGAGGGTGCCGCCGGAACCGAGCAGTTGCCGGATCAGCGTCAGTTCGGCGGCGGGCTGCTTGGTCCAGAACAAATTCACGTTGACGGCCACGATCTTGTCGAAACCGGCTGAAGCGAAGTCGATTCCGTCCACGACGCAATCCGGTCGCAGCTGTTCCAGCCCTACTCGGGCCATTCGAACGCGCACCGATTCGAGCAGTGGTGCATGGCGTTCGGCGGCGCGGGCGATCGCGGTGGCCGAGCGGTCGATGCCGATGTAGCAACCGTCGTCCAGCCGTCCGGCGATAGCGGCGATGGAATCACTGGACCCCGGGCCGATTTCGAGGACCCGGTCCGCGGGCCGCACCGCCATGGTGTCGGCGATCCACCGGAATCGCGCGTCCCCCGCCATCAGATCGGCCAATCGCTGACCGGTAGCCCGGGGTCGGTGGCCAGCCGGCCCGCGATCCAGGTGTCGCGCCGCACCCCACGCTGCGAACTGCCCAGGCGCAGCATGCCCTCGTACCGGAACCCGTTGCGCGCCGCCACCGCCGCCGAAGCGTGATTGCCGACGAAGGCGCGCCAGCTGATCCGTTCCAGGCCCAGCGTCGCGGGGTCGAAACCGAAGTCGCACACCATGCGCAGCGCCCGCGTCATCAACCCGCGCGAACGCTGCTCGGGGACAAGCCAGTAGCCGACCTCGGCGGCGGAGGAATCCTCGGCTTCCAACCCGATCATGCCGATGACCGGGCCGTCCTTGTCGAGTCGCAGCGCCCAGGTCGGACTGTGCTTCGACCAGCCGGCCGGAATCAGGTCCTCGACGAAGGCCGCGGCGTGCTCACGCCGGTACGGCACCGGGATCCGCACCCAGTCGGCGATCGACCGGTGCTGGCAGCAGGCGGTGATGGTCTCGATATCCGCCTCCGTGGGCGGCGACAGCCAGACCACCCCGTCGGCGAGTACGCGTTCCTCCACGGTATTCATAGTGGCACGCGCATCCGGTGGGCCGGGCGTATCCGTGCGCACCGTAGAATCCACCCGGTGGTAGCCGCTTTTCTCGCTGATCTGTTCGAGTCGCATCGGGCGCATCTACTTTCTGTCGCCTACCGGTTGACCGGCAGCGTCAGCGACGCGGAGGACGCGGTCCAGGAGAGCTGGCTGCGGCTGGCCGGCGTGCACCAATCCGAGATCGACGATCTGCGCGCCTGGCTGACCACCGTCGTCACCAGAATCTGTTTGGATCGCCTGCGCAGTGCCGCCGCGCGGCGGGAAGCGTATGTGGGGCAATGGCTTCCGGAGCCTATCGTTACCGGGATCACCTCCGCGCGCAGCTCCGATCCGCTGGATCAGGTAGTGCGCAAACAGGAATGCCGGTTGGCGGCCATGGTCGTGCTGGACACGCTGACGCCGCCACAGCGGGTGGCGTTCGTCCTGCACGACGGGCTTTCGGTGCCGTTCGACGAAATCGCGGAGATTCTCGGGATTTCCGCGGACGCCGCGCGTCAGCTGGCGGTGCGGGCGCGCAAAGCGGTCGCGGAGGTTCCGGAGCCGGTGCCGGACACCGAGCACGAGGCCGCGGTACGCCGCCTGCTCGCCGCGCTCGCCGCCGGTGACGTAGCGGCGGTAACGGCTGCGCTGCATCCGGATTCGCGCATGGTCGGCGACGCCAACGGCACCACCTCCACGGCGGTCAATGTGATCGGCGGCGCGGACCGGATCGCCAGGTTCCTGCTCGGTCTGACCGGCAAGTACGGCATCGGCGCCGCGGAAGAGGCGGGCATGCGCTACGAATTCGCCTCGGTGAACGGCCAGTTGGGTCTGATCCTGCAGCGCGGCGACCGCCCGGCGCGCGTCGTCGGGTTCACGGTGTGCGACGGAACCGTCTGGGGCACATACGATCACGCCAATCCCGCCAAGTTGTCCGGCGTCCGCCTGTAGGTCACCGGCCGCACTTCAACAGGCAACATAGCCTTTCGCTATCGGTTGGCAACGATAGCGATCGCTGGGCTACCCTTCGAGGGTGTCCATGAGCTCCGCGACCGTCGCCCGCCTGCGCCCCTTCGCCTCGACGATCTTCGCCGAGATGACCGAACTCGCCGTCCGCCACCGGGCGGTGAATCTCGGCCAGGGCTTCCCGGACACCGACGGGCCCGCGAGCATGCTCGAAGTCGCCCGCCAGGCCATCGCCGACGGGCTCAACCAGTACCCGCCGGGCCGCGGCATGCCCGTATTGCGCCGCGCCATCGCCGCCGACCGGGCCCGCCGCTACGGGATGCACTACGACCCCGACACCGAGGTGCTCGTCACCGTCGGCGCCACCGAGGCGATCAGCGCGGCGCTGCTGGGCCTGGTCGAGCCCGGTCACGAAGTGGTGCTGATCGAGCCGTACTACGACTCCTACGCCGCCTCGGTCGCTCTGGCCGGCGCGACCCGGCGCACCGCCCGGCTGGTCGCCGACGGCGACCGTTTCGTCCTCGACCTGGACAGTCTGCGCGCCGCCGTCACCCCGGCGACCCGGATGATCGTGGTGAACTCGCCACACAACCCCACCGGCGCCATCCTGGACCGCGCCGATCTCACCGCGATCGCCGAGATCGCCTGCGAGCACGACCTGCTGGTACTCACCGACGAGGTCTACGAACACCTGGTCTTCGACGGCCGTGCCCACGTGAGTATCGCCACCCTGCCCGGCATGGCCGAGCGCACCGTCGTGGTGTCCAGTGCCGCCAAGACTTTCAGCGTGACCGGATGGAAGACCGGCTGGGCCTGTGGACCCGCGCGGCTGATCGACGGCGTCATCGCCGCCAAGCAGTACATGTCCTTCGTCGCGGGCGGCCCGTTCCAGCCCGCCGTCGCGCATGCGCTCGAGCATGAACTCGACTGGGTCGCCGCCCTGCGAGACACCCTGTCGGACAAGCGCCTCCGCCTCGCGGCCGCGCTCGCCGCGACCGGCTTCGACGTGAAGTCCAGTGCGGGCGGCTATTTCGTCTGCGCCGACATCACTCCGCTGGGCAGCACCGACGGACTCCAGTTCTGCCGCGAACTGCCCGAACGACTCGGCGTCGCCGCCGTGCCGGTCAGCGTCTTCGCCGACGACAAGAAATCGTGGGATGCGCTGGTGCGCTTCACCTTCTGCAAGAAAAACGAGACCATGGACGAAGGCGTGCGCCGATTGCGCGCGGGCGCACCGGGCTAACCGGTCGGATAGCGCGCTTGCGGTGCGCGCCACTGGAATCGGCGTGCGAGCAACCTGAACGCGATCGCCAGCGAAGCCGCCAGAAATCCGGTCCACGCCTGATACACGCCGAAATGCAGCAGGACGGCCGTGGTCGCCGCGCCGAAGAGGGCGGGTACCGCGTACAGATCCTGGTCAGGACGCAGCACGCTCGGCACCTGTCCGCCGAGCAGGTCACGGATGACGCCGCCGCCGATGGCGGTGACCATGCCCAGCAGGGCGGCCGACGGCGCGCCGACGCCGTGCGTGTAGGCGACGACCGTGCCGGTCACGCAGAACAGGCCGAGGCCGATCGCGTCGGCGATTTCCAGCGGGCCGCGGGTCAACCGGGCGGAGGGGTGCCGGAAGAAGATGACCAGCGTGACGAGCAACGCCGCGGTCAGATAGGTCAGATCCGTGAACGCGGCGGGCGGCGTGCGCCCGACCAGCAGATCGCGGATCACCCCGCCGCCGAGCGCGGTGGAGCAGGCCAGCACCGCCATGCCGAAGATGTCGAGGTTCTTGCGAACCGCCAGCAACGCTCCCGAGGTCGCGAAGGCGATGACCCCGAGCAGCTCACCGCTCCGCTGCGCGGCCTGCACAGCGGAATGCAGCTGCCCGATCATGAGGTCGGCCACCGCGCTCATCCTTCGCTCCCTTCGTACGCACCTGCCTTGCAGGTTTGCACGTCGAGCAGGGCGTGAGCTCCGCGACACCCGTTTTTCCGGCTCAGGCCGGAACGGGCCGCGCCTTGTCGGTTGCCAGTTTGATCGCGATCGCGCCCAGCATCGATCCCATCACCCACCGCTGGGTGCGCAACCACAGCGGCCGCCCGGTGAGGAAGCCGGAGATACCGCCGGCGCCTAGAACGATCAGCCCGTTAACAGTCAGCGCCACCGCGATCTGTACCGCGCCCAGCGACAGGCTCTGCAACCACACCGGTCCGCGCCCGGGTGCCACGAACTGCGGAATCAGCGCCATGTACATGATCGCGATCTTCGGATTCAGCAGGTTGGTGACCAGTCCCATGGTGAACAGCCGCCGGACCGGGTCCCTGGGCAACTCACCGGGCGTGAACACCGAGGTCCCACCGGGCCGGACCGCCTGCCAGGCCAGCCACAGCAGATACCCCGCGCCGAGCAGCTTCACCGCCAGGTACAGCCCCGGCACCATCGCGAACACCGCGGTGATCCCGATCGTCGCCGCCGCGAGATACACACCGAACCCGGCCGCCACCCCGGCCAGCGACACCAGGCCCGCCCGTCGTCCCTGCGACACCGTCCGCGAGACCAGATACATCATGTTCGGACCGGGTGTCAGCACCAACCCCAAAGCCGCAGCCGCTACACCGAGAATCGCCGCCGTCTCCACCATGCTTCGATCCTGGCGTGCCGGGCCGCCGTCGTCTCGGTCCACTTCCAGGTCCGTGGCCTTGTGATGCACGCCACTCGACCGCGCGATAAGTTCGCCGGGGCGCCGCCGTCCTAACAGCGAACCCACACACCGCAATTCGAAAGAGATGATGACAATGAGCGACTTCTCCTACCGCCTGACCCGCACCATCGACGTTCCCGTCGACGCGGTGTGGCAAGCCTGGACCATTGCCGACCAGTACGAGCAGTGGTCCTACGCCGCGCCCGGCTCGGTCAGCCTGGACGTGCGCCCGGGCGGCGCATGGTCTGCCACGATGGTGGACCCGGAGGGCAACCGCGTGGAACTCGGCGGCAGCTACCTCGAAGTCGAGCAGAACCGGCGTCTGGTGCTCAGCATGAAGACCCCGATGGGTGAGACCGAGATGGAGCTCGACCTCACGGACAAGGGCCAGAGCACCGAGGTCGTGCTCAGCCAGAACTGCGGGTCCGCCGAAGAGCGCGACATGGCCGAGCAGGGTTCCACCATGCTGCTGGACTCGCTGACCGCGTTTCTCGCGGGCCGGGCCTGAATCCCGGCGAACCTCCGGGTGTCGGTGGGTTCGTGGATGATCCCGTCATGGTCCACAATCCCCAAGTCGCCGCCCGTCCGTTCCTGCGTGCGTTGTACGACGACGACTACTACCCGAATCATGTGCTGGACAAGGGCCGCGCCGTCTTGCTGCGACTGTGCGAGCGCATCGAGACGAACCGGCCCGCCGATCTCGCGGCACTGTACGAGCTGACCCAGGCCGCAACCGGCGAATTCAATGAGCTGCAAGCCGAGTTCGAGGCCGCGGGCAGCGAGATCGAGACCGTGGCGCGGGAGGAGATCGCCGAAGAGTTCGGCTTCGTCGCCGACTCCTACGGTTTCGCGGACGCGGACATCGAGGAGCTCATCGCCACCCGCGACTGGTAGCCGGTCCCGTCGAACTCGCACGCTGGAGTTCCTGCGCGATTCGTCCGGTGACGCTTGAATGGTGGGATCACCAGTTCCGGAGGGACACGTCATGATCGATCACGGCCGAGGTGCATCCACACCGGCTCAGCGCACGACGCCGCCCGAGTCGGTGGTGGCCCTGATCGAAGCGTCCACCCCCGTCGAGCGGCAGATCATCGGGGATTGGCTGAACAGCGGCGGTATCGCGCAGGAACTCGGCGCCGATGCGCCGGTGACCCAACTGGATATGGACGCGGGTGCGATCGCCACCCGGCTGGTCGGCCGGCACGACGATCCGCTCGTGGTTCCGGTCCGGGTGCTGTGGCTGCCGCCGGAGCGAGACGGCGTGCGGCGCATCACCTTCACCGATCTCGCGACGATGACCAACCCGCGCAAGCCGAATCGCCTGGCGCAGCGGCGGCTGGCGCGCAAGGAACCGGACCGGCACGTGGTGCTCACCGGTCAACCCGCGCAACTCAGCGAACTTCGGGCGAATAATCCCGAGGCGGCCGCCATGCTGTCGGCCGGATCCGGGGAGCCGCTCGCCCGCGCCATCGTGCGCGCCGGTGTGGTCGCGCTGGAACGGGCCGAGCGCACCATCATCGGCGACCGGTACAAGGTGCCGCGCCTGGTGACCGAGGAAATCCTCGACTCCCCCGAATTCCTGCGCAGGCTGGAGCTGATCGCCGACCAGATCGATATGCCCACCCAGGAGGTGTATCGCCGCGCCGAGAAAGCGCTCAACGAACTCGTCGCCGCGCAATCCCGGCTGGTATCCGACCTGTTCACTCAGGCCATGCGCCCGGTGCACGCCTCCACCTGGAAGGTCGAGACCGACGAGTCCGGTCTCAGCACGCTGAAAACGCTCAATCGCCGCTACCCGCTGGTGTTCCTGCCCTCGCACCGTTCCTACGTGGACGCGTTCGTGCTCGGTGACGTGCTGGCCCGCAACGATTTTCCGCCGAATCATGTCATCGGCGGCGCGAACCTGAGCTTCTGGCCGATGGGGCCGATCGCGCGGCGCACCGGCACCGTCTTCATCCGCCGCAGCTTCGGCGACGACGAGGTGTACAAGGCGGTGGTCGAGGAGTATTTCGCCTATCTGCTCACCAAACGGTTCAACCTGGAGTGGTACTTCGAGGGCGGCCGCACCCGCACCGGCAAGCTCCGCCCGCCACGCTATGGATTGCTGAACTACCTGGCCGCCGCGGTGCGCCGGAACCGGGTCGACGACGTCATGCTGGTACCGGTGTCGATCACCTATGAACGGCTCAACGAGCTCGGCGCGATCGCCCACGAACAGGTCGGCGGCAAGAAAAAGCCGGAGGGGCTGGCCTGGCTGGCCCGATACGTGCGCAGCCAGCAGCACTCCGCCGGACACGTGTATGTGCGCTTCGGCGAACCGCTTTCGGCCCGCGACCGGCTGGCGGCACACGGTGATCCGCTGACCGATCCACCCGCCTCCATCCCGCTGCACGGCACCGACGACCGCGGCGTGGACAGTGTTTCGGAGCCGGACGCCGAGACCGCCGAACTGGAGCGCAAAGCCGTCCAGCGCTTGGCCTTCGAGATCGCCGTCGGCATCAACACGGTCACCCCGATCACCGTCAACGCGCTGGCCACCCTGGCGCTGCTCGGTGTGCACGACCGCGCGCTCACTCTGGGCGAGGTGCGGGCGGTCCTCGATCCGGTGCTGCGCTACATCGACAAGCGCGGCCTGCCCAGCGGCGAACTCGCGGCACTGCGCGACGAACAGAGTCTCGCCGTTGTGCTGGAACAGCTTTCGCTGGCCAAGGTGGTCACCATCTACCGCGGCGGGCTGGAACCGGTGTACTCCATCGAGCCGGGCGCGCACCTGGAAGCCGCGTTCTACCGCAACAGCGGCGTGCACTGGTTCGTCAACCGGGCCATCCTCGAACTGTCCATCCTGGCCGCGATGGCCTCCGACGATCCCGATCAACTGCGGGCAGGCTGGGACGAGGCGTTCCGGCTGCGCGATCTGCTCAAGTTCGAGTTCTTCTTCCCGGACCGCACCGAGTTCGCCGCCCAGATGACCGAGGAGATGCTGCTCGTCGACCCCGACTGGCGCAGCCACACCCGCGCGGACACCTTCGGCACCGACATTCTGGGCAAACTCACCGATTCCGGATTCATGATGGCGCACCGCGTCTTGCGTTCGTTCTTCGAAGCACAGCTGGTGGTGGCCGAACGGCTGGAAGCCCGCGATCCCGCACAGGAGCTGGACCGCAAGCAGTTCATCGACGAATGCGTGAAGGTGGGCAAGCAGATGCTGTTGCAGCAGCGGCTGCACAGCCCCGAGTCGGTCTCCACCGAATTGTTCACCAGCGCATTGAAACTCGCCGCCAACCACGGCCTGCTGGCGCCCGTCGGCCCCGAATCGGCGCAGGACCGCGCCGAATTGTCCGAGCGCCGAGGTGAATTCGCCCGGCAGCTGCGCACCATCACCGCGCGCATCTCCCGCGCCGTCGCACTGGACCCGTCCAACCGGGAGCCCGCGCAGTGAACCTGGAGCAGACCCTGGCCGCGATTCGCACCGGGCCGCAGGGTCCCCGGATCGCGGCGGTGTTCGACTTCGGCGCCGTAGTCGACGGTTTCGAGCGACCGCGGCTGTATCGGCGGATGTTCCAGCGCGGAGCTACCGCCACAGCCACGCTGCTCGGCGGTATCCGCAACGGGCTCACCGACGGCGAGTACAGCCGGTTTCTGCAACAGGCGTCCTTCGCGCTGGCCGGTCAACGTGAGCAAGACCTCGACGAGCTCGGCGGGAAACTCTTCAAGAGCACCATCTACGGCCACCTGTATCCGGAAGCGTGGCAGCTGATCCGGACGCACGAGGCCGCGGGCCACACCGTGCTGCTGACCAGCGCGCTGACCCGCTTCCAAGTGACGCCCGCCGCCGCCGCGCTCGGCATCCGGCACGTGCTGTACACGCCGATGGCCACCGTCGACGGCATGCTCACCGGTTACGCGGAGGGGAAAACCCTGTGGCGCAATGGCAAAGCCGATGCCGTGCGCGCCTTCGCCACCGCTCATGACATCGACCTGACCCAGAGCTACGCCTACACCGACGGCGTCTCCGATCTGCCGCTGCTCTCGCTGACCGGGCACCCGACGGCGGTGAACCCGGACCGCAAACTCACTGTCGCCGCCACCGAACGCCGGTGGCCGACACTGACCTTCCGGCCCCGCCGCGCACCGAGCCCGGCCGACTACGTCCGCACCATCGCCGCGTTCGTCGCGCTGCTCGGCGGCGCGTTCACGGGCGTACTCAGCAAGTCGTATACGCGCCAGCGGCGCAAGATGGCCGACGCGCTGATGGAGTACGGCACCGGCGCCACGCTGAAGGTGCTCGGCGTGCGTCTGCGCGTGACCTCGGGCGCCGAATTCGCGCACAGCCCACGGCCGGCGGTGTTCCTGTTCAATCATCAGAGCCAGTTCGACGTGATCATCGTGCCCAAGGTGCTCGACGGCGGTGTCACCGGCATCGGCAAGAAGGAGCTGACCAAGAATCCGATCTTCGGCCCGCTCATGCGGTTCGTCGGCGTCACCTTCATCGATCGCAGCAGCAGCACCAAGGCGCGCGCCTCGCTGGAACCGGTGGTGCGGACCCTGCGGGACGGCTTGTCGATCGCGGTGTCTCCGGAAGGAACCCGTTCCTACACACCGGAAGTGGGCCCGTTCAAGAAGGGCGCGTTCCATATCGCGCACCAGGCCGGCGTCCCGGTGATCCCGGTGGTGATCCGCAACGCGGGCGAAATCTCCTGGCGCAACTCGATGATCGCGCGCAAAGGCACGGTCGACGTCGCCCTGCTGCCACCGATCGATGTCAGCGGATGGGATCCCGCCGATATGGGGGCCGAGGTGGAGAAGGTACGGCAGTTGTATCTCGAAACCTTGCTCAACTGGCCCGATACCGTATCCGAGCGTGGCGGGGTCGCCCGCTGAGGCGCCAAGGCGGTGTCGTGCGACACACCGCGGCCGCACGGGATTGACCTCAACAATTGTTCAGGTCTCAGGATAGGTCTCACAAGAACTTCACAGCTTCACCCAGGAGATCATCATGAGCACCGCCACCGCCATCGCCCCGACCACCTCCCGCATCCCCGCCCTCAACCGCCCCGCCGCAATCCTCGGCGCGACCGGCGCCGCACTGCTGGCCAACCTCGTCGTCTGGCTGATCGGCGCGGCCGCCGGGGGCACCTTCGAAATGACCGACGCGGGCCAGGTGCAGAGCGTGGCACCCGGCGGGATCATCACGCTGACCGTGGTCCCGTTGCTCGTCGGCCTCACCGCGGCCGCCCTGCTGTCCTACAAGTGGGTCGGGGTACTGCGGGTCGCCGCGGTGGTCGGCTCGGTGCTCGCGGTCGCCACCATCGGACTGACCGTCGGCGCGGACTTCGACACCGCGTCCACGATCGCCCTGTCGGTCACGCACCTGACCCTGGTCCCGGCCATCGTCGTCGCCACCGAGGGATTGCGGCGCAAGCTGATCGAAGCGTGAACAAGCGAAAAGCCCCGCATCCTCGAGCAGGATGCGGGGCTACGCGCGTCGCACAGCTAGACGGAACGTCCGAACAGCAGCTTCCACGGCATCAGCGCCGACTCCAGCTGCACCTTCAAACTCATCTTGGACGCGCCGAGAGTGCGCTCCTCGAACCGGATCGGCACCTCCGCGATGGGGAAGCCCTTCTTCACGGTCCGGTAGTTCATCTCCACCTGGAACGAGTAGCCGTTGCTCTTGATACCGGCCACGTCGATGGCGCGCAACGTATCCGCCTTCCACGCCTTGAACCCGGCGGTGGCATCTTTCACGCCGAGCCGCAGCAGCACATTCACATAGAAGTTGGCCCACGCCGAGAGCGCCTTGCGGTACCACTTCCATTCCGAAGCGGTCGAGCCGCCGGCGACATACCGCGAGCCGAGCACCACGCCCGCGTCGGTGGTCTCCAGCTTCTCCAGCATGGCCGGAATGACCTCGGCCGGATGCGACAGGTCGGCGTCCATCTGGATCACCACGTCGGCGCCCTCGTCGAGCGCGCGCGTGATGCCCGCGACGTAAGCACGCCCGAGCCCGTCCTTCTCGGTTCGGTGCAGCACCCCGACCACGTTCGGCAGCTCGGCCGCCAGCTTGTCGGCCACCTCACCGGTGCCGTCCGGGGAATTATCGTCAACGACGAGCACGTGCAGGTCGGGCACCGGAAGCGCCGTCAGCCGCTCCACCGCCACCGGCAGATTCTCCCGCTCGTTGTAGGTCGGCACAACAACGGTAACCCTCAAGGGTCGCCCTCCCTGCTCACCAGCATTCGTCGGATTTCTACGAAACTTACCGAGAAACCGTACTTGATGGATCTGACCGTGCCCTGAGCAGTTCCACCTAGACCCTCGGAAACCCCCTCAGTTCCCCCAGGAGTCCTTCGCGTCCTCGCGCTCATTGCGCGCCTTCGCGATCTCCAACGCCCGCTCAGCGGTGGCCTGGTCCGGGTACGGCCCCATCCGATCCGCGAACCAGCATTTCTTCCCCTGCTCAGCCCGATGATGCTTCAGGCAGTAGTACCACTGTTCATCAGCCATACCTCCAGCATCCCACCGAACATCAAAAAATCCCCCCGACTAGGTCGAGGGGATTCCGTTTTGAGTGGCCAGAGCCGGGATCGAACCGGCGACCTACCGCTTTTCAGGCGGTCGCTCGTACCAACTGAGCTACCTGGCCGCAGGCACCCGGAACGAATGCCATGCTTAATGCGAAACGCCGGATTACTCCGGCGTTTACACACTTGCGACCCTGACGGGACTCGAACCCGCGACCTCCGCCGTGACAGGGCGGCGCGCTAACCAACTGCGCCACAGGGCCTTGCTGTGCTACCAACAGTCCGAAGACCGTACCCCCTACGGGATTCGAACCCGCGCTACCGCCTTGAAAGGGCGGCGTCCTAGGCCGCTAGACGAAGGGGGCTCGTCCCAGAGTTCTGAATGTACCCAGTTCTCCGGACCGGCTTTCAACGGTGTGTTGCGTTCCGTTGGGAGCTCGCATAGCTTATGACAGGCCGAGCGAGAGTTCCAAATCGGCTGGTCAGAGCCCCAATCCGAGCTCTTCCAGCCGCGCGGAAGCACGCCAGCCGTCGGCCCGGAA from Nocardia goodfellowii carries:
- a CDS encoding glycerol-3-phosphate 1-O-acyltransferase, which encodes MIDHGRGASTPAQRTTPPESVVALIEASTPVERQIIGDWLNSGGIAQELGADAPVTQLDMDAGAIATRLVGRHDDPLVVPVRVLWLPPERDGVRRITFTDLATMTNPRKPNRLAQRRLARKEPDRHVVLTGQPAQLSELRANNPEAAAMLSAGSGEPLARAIVRAGVVALERAERTIIGDRYKVPRLVTEEILDSPEFLRRLELIADQIDMPTQEVYRRAEKALNELVAAQSRLVSDLFTQAMRPVHASTWKVETDESGLSTLKTLNRRYPLVFLPSHRSYVDAFVLGDVLARNDFPPNHVIGGANLSFWPMGPIARRTGTVFIRRSFGDDEVYKAVVEEYFAYLLTKRFNLEWYFEGGRTRTGKLRPPRYGLLNYLAAAVRRNRVDDVMLVPVSITYERLNELGAIAHEQVGGKKKPEGLAWLARYVRSQQHSAGHVYVRFGEPLSARDRLAAHGDPLTDPPASIPLHGTDDRGVDSVSEPDAETAELERKAVQRLAFEIAVGINTVTPITVNALATLALLGVHDRALTLGEVRAVLDPVLRYIDKRGLPSGELAALRDEQSLAVVLEQLSLAKVVTIYRGGLEPVYSIEPGAHLEAAFYRNSGVHWFVNRAILELSILAAMASDDPDQLRAGWDEAFRLRDLLKFEFFFPDRTEFAAQMTEEMLLVDPDWRSHTRADTFGTDILGKLTDSGFMMAHRVLRSFFEAQLVVAERLEARDPAQELDRKQFIDECVKVGKQMLLQQRLHSPESVSTELFTSALKLAANHGLLAPVGPESAQDRAELSERRGEFARQLRTITARISRAVALDPSNREPAQ
- a CDS encoding HAD-IB family hydrolase, with the protein product MNLEQTLAAIRTGPQGPRIAAVFDFGAVVDGFERPRLYRRMFQRGATATATLLGGIRNGLTDGEYSRFLQQASFALAGQREQDLDELGGKLFKSTIYGHLYPEAWQLIRTHEAAGHTVLLTSALTRFQVTPAAAALGIRHVLYTPMATVDGMLTGYAEGKTLWRNGKADAVRAFATAHDIDLTQSYAYTDGVSDLPLLSLTGHPTAVNPDRKLTVAATERRWPTLTFRPRRAPSPADYVRTIAAFVALLGGAFTGVLSKSYTRQRRKMADALMEYGTGATLKVLGVRLRVTSGAEFAHSPRPAVFLFNHQSQFDVIIVPKVLDGGVTGIGKKELTKNPIFGPLMRFVGVTFIDRSSSTKARASLEPVVRTLRDGLSIAVSPEGTRSYTPEVGPFKKGAFHIAHQAGVPVIPVVIRNAGEISWRNSMIARKGTVDVALLPPIDVSGWDPADMGAEVEKVRQLYLETLLNWPDTVSERGGVAR
- a CDS encoding DUF6069 family protein; its protein translation is MMSTATAIAPTTSRIPALNRPAAILGATGAALLANLVVWLIGAAAGGTFEMTDAGQVQSVAPGGIITLTVVPLLVGLTAAALLSYKWVGVLRVAAVVGSVLAVATIGLTVGADFDTASTIALSVTHLTLVPAIVVATEGLRRKLIEA
- a CDS encoding polyprenol monophosphomannose synthase is translated as MRVTVVVPTYNERENLPVAVERLTALPVPDLHVLVVDDNSPDGTGEVADKLAAELPNVVGVLHRTEKDGLGRAYVAGITRALDEGADVVIQMDADLSHPAEVIPAMLEKLETTDAGVVLGSRYVAGGSTASEWKWYRKALSAWANFYVNVLLRLGVKDATAGFKAWKADTLRAIDVAGIKSNGYSFQVEMNYRTVKKGFPIAEVPIRFEERTLGASKMSLKVQLESALMPWKLLFGRSV